The genomic interval AATTTGCTCGCCACGGACTGGGTCTGGACGCGCAACCACAGCACTCAATGTATCGGACCACAGCTTAGCCATTACTTCCTCAACAGCCGTAAGAGAAATCATTTCCCCCCCTACTTTTGCAAAACGCTTTGCACGCCCTTTAATTGACACAAACCCTTCGTTATCCACAGAGACAATATCTCCCGTATCATACCAACCATCTTTGGGAGGGATAATCTTTCCGGGATTACCAATAAGATAATACCCTAACATCACATTAGCACTTTTCACATGCAGGCGGCCTGCATTTTTTATTCCAGGAACTTTTTCAAGCGTATGAGCAATCCCAGGCAAAAACCGACCGACGGATCCCGGTTTGTTATGCATGGGGGTGTTAAACGTCAGCACAGGAGAGGTTTCTGTAGTCCCATATCCTTCCAAAACCCTTACGCCAAAACGCTCCGCATACGTACGGCGCACATCTTCATGCAGTTTTTCTGCACCTGCAAAAATATACCGCACACTATAAAAATCATAGGGATGCGCTTGCTGCGCGTACCCTGATAGAAATGTATTCGTCCCAAACATAACCGTTGCATCAATGTCATAAATAAGCTCAGGAATGATACGGTAATGAAGAGGAGATGAATACAAGAATGTCCGAATACCACACGAAAGTGGAAGCAACATTCCGGCAACAAGTCCGAATGAGTGAAATACTGGTAGTGCATTAAAAAAGCGATCAGCCGGGGTGAAATCAATACGTGACAGCATTTGCGCACGATTTGCATTAACATTCAAATGACTCAACACAACGCCCTTAGGAAAATTTTCCGAACCTGAAGTAAAAAGAATTACAGCAGGATCGTGAGGGTCAGCATCACCATCACTGAGCCAAGTTCCAATGCGGGGAAAGAAGCTTTTCATAAGACCGGTCAATTTATGACGAAGACTCATTTCTGCCGTAAGATCTTCAAGAAAATGGAGCACTAACCCAGCATCTGTAAGGGCACCAACAGTTGGCCCAAGCTTTGCTGCCTCAACAAATTTTCGCGATGTAATCACGTGGGTAATGTTTGAAATTTTACAGCAGGAAACAACAGTCCCTGGTCCCGCTGAAAAATTAAGCATCGCAGGTACCCGTGCAATTGCCTGAAGACCATAAAAAGTTGCAGCAGCTGGGATAACATTAGGCATTAAAATACCCACATTTTCACCGCACTTTGTGAAGGATCGAAAGACCTCGCCCAAAACAAAACTACTGCGGACCAACCGGCTATAACTGATAGGCTTACGGCTGGCATCTTCAAGTATTTTTTTATTTTTTCCAAAAAGACTTTGGGCATTTAGCACCCCGGTGAAAAGCGTGTGGTGAATATCTCGCGAAATATATACAACCTCACTCATGATGTCATATAACCGCATATTGATAAGCTCACGACGGGTTTTGGTATCGTAGTCGTGAGGGATATTTAATTCGACAGGTTCTTTAATAGTGATACGAATCTTCGGAAACCAACGTTGGGGCAAAACACCTTTCAGCATGGCAAAAGGGGTATACTGGAGGCCATTAAGGCTAACAGGAATGATGGCCGCCTGCGCATGATCGGCAATCATACCGGGACCCGTATAGACTTTCATCAATGCGCCTGTAAGCGTGAGTCGCCCCTCCGGAAAAATCACTAATTTTTTGCCATTCTTCACCTGTTGAATCAGGGTTTTAACAGTCATAGGATTGCTAGCGTCGATTAAGTAACAATCAGCCATGTCCAAAAACCAGGATATAATGGGATTCCGGGCAATAATAGTATTTACAGCAAAGATCAAAGAATCACCAAAATACACCCAAAAAATAATTCCATCCAAGTACGATTGGTGGTTTGACACAATAACGGCTCTGCTCTTAACATTCAGAAAATTTTCAAACCCCTCTATTTTTGTACGAAACAAAACATCAAAAAGAGAACGCAAAATTGATCGAATCAAAGCTTTGGGAAGCAGTTTCGTCGTGTAAGCTGCAATCACAAGGTTTAAAATAGCAAGCACAAAGTACACATCCACTGTTGAAAACCCAAGTGCCGCAAAGGCACCTGCCATTACTGCAGCCAGGATCATAAAGAGACCATTCATAATATTGTTAGCCGCAATAATACGAGACCGCTGACTGGGCAACGCTCGAGACTGGACAAATGCATACAGAGGAACGATAAATACACCACTGCACATAGAAACCAGCAACATATCAAGCAGTAGTCGCCATCCGTTAAACATACTCAGAAATGTCTCTAACGTTAGTAGCTCACT from Alphaproteobacteria bacterium carries:
- a CDS encoding acyl-[ACP]--phospholipid O-acyltransferase, which encodes MASQWKLLGTKRFLPLFVVQFLGALNDNIIRNSLSILVTYKLAIQQGIDPTIYVNIIGGAFVVPYVFFSATAGYLADHVEKSRIIRAIKFAEILFAVMASYFFAVENINGLVFVLCLFGLHSTFFGPVKFSILPDHLRESELIGGNALVEMGTFVGIVVGTVLAGLSTTSTLGTTLVSVLLITVAIVGYVASLYVPKSSLVEPSEKLSFNIFAHTRQAWGFLWQRKMILRAVMGISWFWFVGAILLTQLTVFSQRVIGGNEHVLTLFLTTCSLGIGAGSLVCHRLVKGRVDQTFVPLACLGMSLFGFDLVMAANNIPLLSSELLTLETFLSMFNGWRLLLDMLLVSMCSGVFIVPLYAFVQSRALPSQRSRIIAANNIMNGLFMILAAVMAGAFAALGFSTVDVYFVLAILNLVIAAYTTKLLPKALIRSILRSLFDVLFRTKIEGFENFLNVKSRAVIVSNHQSYLDGIIFWVYFGDSLIFAVNTIIARNPIISWFLDMADCYLIDASNPMTVKTLIQQVKNGKKLVIFPEGRLTLTGALMKVYTGPGMIADHAQAAIIPVSLNGLQYTPFAMLKGVLPQRWFPKIRITIKEPVELNIPHDYDTKTRRELINMRLYDIMSEVVYISRDIHHTLFTGVLNAQSLFGKNKKILEDASRKPISYSRLVRSSFVLGEVFRSFTKCGENVGILMPNVIPAAATFYGLQAIARVPAMLNFSAGPGTVVSCCKISNITHVITSRKFVEAAKLGPTVGALTDAGLVLHFLEDLTAEMSLRHKLTGLMKSFFPRIGTWLSDGDADPHDPAVILFTSGSENFPKGVVLSHLNVNANRAQMLSRIDFTPADRFFNALPVFHSFGLVAGMLLPLSCGIRTFLYSSPLHYRIIPELIYDIDATVMFGTNTFLSGYAQQAHPYDFYSVRYIFAGAEKLHEDVRRTYAERFGVRVLEGYGTTETSPVLTFNTPMHNKPGSVGRFLPGIAHTLEKVPGIKNAGRLHVKSANVMLGYYLIGNPGKIIPPKDGWYDTGDIVSVDNEGFVSIKGRAKRFAKVGGEMISLTAVEEVMAKLWSDTLSAVVARPDPVRGEQIIAITVYKDATLRELGAFIRARGYGEIYIPRDLKIVDELPLLGSGKIDYVALNAKYSPIPG